The proteins below are encoded in one region of Silene latifolia isolate original U9 population chromosome 2, ASM4854445v1, whole genome shotgun sequence:
- the LOC141631737 gene encoding uncharacterized protein LOC141631737 isoform X2, translating to MASKMNQSNDIESTNAMNETSQNSLSHNAEQGSVRSLNESISHLNLDDLSASTLNLNPIEEDVVSDDETQNQGSIEPTEVDADPSGKVAVTSRAMDDGCSGSASSATMRPIIPETGRLSTQPESPVGMGVHDQVRARANRPLPSPIGHSRRTGTRQHVTLFDSLASMNLGAGVPPGRGQAPAAGGLDSLFERLGGEPRPTNLGAQSTRASERPRLSPRNAQGQGSGGPPVPTLFGYITDTLQQAQAGPSNVGPRHRAPGPSNSQSGRQHGRLAVPPPHILEMMAAEINSSHQTSEHGDSDEMMNFHREAQANLMDLLNTNPSPHPLAMFPHLIPRHEAADVDQMSYEELLALGDEIGRVRTGLSEETIMTHLRQRNYECGTSEPSASPETCPICREVYAAGESIGTLDCNHEFHTHCIRTWLAIKNECPICKMKGLDA from the exons ATGGCATCAAAGATGAATCAAAGCAACGATATTGAATCAACCAATGCGATGAACGAAACCAGCCAAAACTCTCTTTCTCATAACG CTGAACAAGGTTCCGTAAGGAGCCTTAATGAATCTATTTCGCACTTAAATCTAGATGATTTAAGTGCGTCCACTTTAAACCTCAATCCAATTGAGGAGGATGTAGTCTCTGACGATGAGACTCAAAATCAAGGATCCATTGAGCCAACAGAAGTTGACGCGGATCCTTCAGGGAAGGTTGCTGTCACTTCTAGGGCAATGGATGATGGTTGCTCTGGTTCTGCCAGCAGTGCAACCATGAGACCGATAATACCTGAGACTGGAAGACTGTCGACTCAGCCTGAGAGCCCAGTTGGCATGGGTGTCCATGACCAAGTGAGGGCTAGAGCTAACCGTCCTCTTCCAAGCCCCATTGGTCATTCCAGAAGGACTGGAACGCGGCAGCATGTGACACTGTTCGACTCACTTGCGAGTATGAACTTAGGAGCTGGAGTACCACCAGGGAGAGGACAAGCGCCAGCTGCTGGAGGTCTTGATTCTCTGTTTGAACGTCTTGGGGGCGAACCAAGACCCACTAATCTCGGGGCTCAGTCAACCCGAGCATCTGAGAGACCACGCTTGTCTCCCCGAAATGCCCAGGGGCAGGGATCAGGAGGCCCCCCTGTTCCCACGCTATTCGGGTACATTACCGATACATTGCAGCAAGCGCAAGCTGGGCCAAGCAATGTAGGCCCTAGACACCGTGCTCCAGGCCCATCAAACTCTCAGTCCGGTCGCCAACATGGGAGACTTGCAGTGCCTCCACCACATATACTGGAGATGATGGCAGCTGAAATAAACAGCAGTCACCAAACATCTGAG CATGGTGACTCTGATGAAATGATGAACTTTCACCGGGAAGCTCAG GCAAATCTTATGGATCTCTTGAATACCAATCCAAGCCCGCATCCACTGGCAATGTTCCCTCACTTAATTCCGAGACATGAAGCTGCTGATGTTGATCAAATGTCATATGAG GAGCTGTTAGCTCTTGGAGATGAGATTGGAAGGGTCAGAACCGGATTAAGTGAGGAAACCATCATGACGCATTTGAGGCAGAGAAATTACGAATGTGGTACCAGTGAGCCTTCCGCTTCTCCTGAAACATGTCCTATATGCAGG GAAGTATATGCTGCCGGAGAATCAATCGGGACATTAGATTGTAATCACGAGTTCCACACACATTGCATCAGGACGTGGCTCGCGATAAAGAACGAATGTCCAATTTGTAAGATGAAGGGCTTGGATGCATAA
- the LOC141631737 gene encoding uncharacterized protein LOC141631737 isoform X1, with translation MASKMNQSNDIESTNAMNETSQNSLSHNAEQGSVRSLNESISHLNLDDLSASTLNLNPIEEDVVSDDETQNQGSIEPTEVDADPSGKVAVTSRAMDDGCSGSASSATMRPIIPETGRLSTQPESPVGMGVHDQVRARANRPLPSPIGHSRRTGTRQHVTLFDSLASMNLGAGVPPGRGQAPAAGGLDSLFERLGGEPRPTNLGAQSTRASERPRLSPRNAQGQGSGGPPVPTLFGYITDTLQQAQAGPSNVGPRHRAPGPSNSQSGRQHGRLAVPPPHILEMMAAEINSSHQTSEQHGDSDEMMNFHREAQANLMDLLNTNPSPHPLAMFPHLIPRHEAADVDQMSYEELLALGDEIGRVRTGLSEETIMTHLRQRNYECGTSEPSASPETCPICREVYAAGESIGTLDCNHEFHTHCIRTWLAIKNECPICKMKGLDA, from the exons ATGGCATCAAAGATGAATCAAAGCAACGATATTGAATCAACCAATGCGATGAACGAAACCAGCCAAAACTCTCTTTCTCATAACG CTGAACAAGGTTCCGTAAGGAGCCTTAATGAATCTATTTCGCACTTAAATCTAGATGATTTAAGTGCGTCCACTTTAAACCTCAATCCAATTGAGGAGGATGTAGTCTCTGACGATGAGACTCAAAATCAAGGATCCATTGAGCCAACAGAAGTTGACGCGGATCCTTCAGGGAAGGTTGCTGTCACTTCTAGGGCAATGGATGATGGTTGCTCTGGTTCTGCCAGCAGTGCAACCATGAGACCGATAATACCTGAGACTGGAAGACTGTCGACTCAGCCTGAGAGCCCAGTTGGCATGGGTGTCCATGACCAAGTGAGGGCTAGAGCTAACCGTCCTCTTCCAAGCCCCATTGGTCATTCCAGAAGGACTGGAACGCGGCAGCATGTGACACTGTTCGACTCACTTGCGAGTATGAACTTAGGAGCTGGAGTACCACCAGGGAGAGGACAAGCGCCAGCTGCTGGAGGTCTTGATTCTCTGTTTGAACGTCTTGGGGGCGAACCAAGACCCACTAATCTCGGGGCTCAGTCAACCCGAGCATCTGAGAGACCACGCTTGTCTCCCCGAAATGCCCAGGGGCAGGGATCAGGAGGCCCCCCTGTTCCCACGCTATTCGGGTACATTACCGATACATTGCAGCAAGCGCAAGCTGGGCCAAGCAATGTAGGCCCTAGACACCGTGCTCCAGGCCCATCAAACTCTCAGTCCGGTCGCCAACATGGGAGACTTGCAGTGCCTCCACCACATATACTGGAGATGATGGCAGCTGAAATAAACAGCAGTCACCAAACATCTGAG CAGCATGGTGACTCTGATGAAATGATGAACTTTCACCGGGAAGCTCAG GCAAATCTTATGGATCTCTTGAATACCAATCCAAGCCCGCATCCACTGGCAATGTTCCCTCACTTAATTCCGAGACATGAAGCTGCTGATGTTGATCAAATGTCATATGAG GAGCTGTTAGCTCTTGGAGATGAGATTGGAAGGGTCAGAACCGGATTAAGTGAGGAAACCATCATGACGCATTTGAGGCAGAGAAATTACGAATGTGGTACCAGTGAGCCTTCCGCTTCTCCTGAAACATGTCCTATATGCAGG GAAGTATATGCTGCCGGAGAATCAATCGGGACATTAGATTGTAATCACGAGTTCCACACACATTGCATCAGGACGTGGCTCGCGATAAAGAACGAATGTCCAATTTGTAAGATGAAGGGCTTGGATGCATAA